In Bacteroidota bacterium, a single genomic region encodes these proteins:
- the accB gene encoding acetyl-CoA carboxylase biotin carboxyl carrier protein, with amino-acid sequence MELKEIKELIKLVSESGVSEVEVERGDFKVSIKKVEEKTTIIQQAAAPVVQQIGTPVTAAPAVATLHTPAVTTPAPTASNLITIKSPMIGTYYKQPSPDKPAFVNVGDEIKVGQVLCIVEAMKLFNEIESEVSGKIVKILVESASPVEYDQPLFLVEPM; translated from the coding sequence ATGGAATTAAAGGAAATAAAAGAGCTAATTAAGTTAGTGTCAGAAAGTGGAGTATCAGAAGTTGAAGTAGAGCGTGGCGACTTTAAAGTGTCTATCAAAAAAGTAGAAGAAAAAACTACTATTATTCAACAAGCAGCTGCACCTGTTGTGCAACAAATAGGTACCCCTGTTACTGCAGCACCTGCTGTGGCTACCCTACATACTCCAGCTGTTACTACTCCGGCACCAACAGCGAGTAACTTAATTACAATCAAATCTCCAATGATTGGTACTTACTACAAACAACCTAGTCCTGATAAACCGGCATTTGTAAATGTAGGTGATGAAATCAAAGTGGGTCAAGTACTTTGTATTGTTGAAGCAATGAAATTATTTAACGAAATTGAATCAGAAGTTTCAGGTAAAATTGTAAAAATATTAGTTGAAAGCGCTTCTCCAGTTGAGTATGACCAACCATTATTCTTAGTTGAACCTATGTAA